The following is a genomic window from Bacillota bacterium.
CCGTCACCTCGTGAAGCAGCAAATTGGCCTCGCGGCCCATCGCCGCGAGGCATGGGCTTTTTGCTTGATTTTCTTGGCTGGCAGGCCAGTTCCTGCCGTTGGCCAGGACACTCGCCGCCGGGCGCAGTTGGCGGAAAGCAACAAAGAAAGAAAGCGTCCGCCGCGGCGAACGCTTTCAATCCCCAACCGGAATCGCTGCCGTCTCCTTACGCGCCGGCCGGCTCAGCCTTTACGCAATAGCTTCCTCAAGCTTGCGCACGAGCACGTCCTTGGGCAGCGCGCCGACGATGCGGTCCACTTCCTGCCCGTTCTTGAAGACGATGAGCGTCGGGATGCTCATGACGCGGTACTTGACGGGCGTCCGCTGGTTCTCGTCGGTGTTGAGCTTGTACACCGTCAGGCGGTCCGCCATCTCGGCCGCCACTTCCTCCAGGATGGGGGCGAGCCGCAGGCACGGGCCGCACCAAGGCGCCCAGAAGTCCACCACGACGGGCCCTTCGGCCTTCAGAACCAGCTCCTCGAACTGCTCGTCGGTCAAGTTGGCAATGTTGGCCATTGCATCCGCCTCCCTGTCTGACATTATACTGTGCCGCCGAGGAGAACGGGGCGTCTTTCACGAAATGGGCTGCTGCAAGGGGGGCATGCCGCATGCGCATCTATACGCGAACCGGCGACGGGGGCGACACGGCCCTGTTTTCCGGCGCCCGCGTGGGCAAAGACGCGAGCCGGGTGGAAGCATACGGCACCGTGGATGAAGCCAACAGCTTCATCGGCTTGCTGCGCGCCGAAGGTCTCGACGCCGACATCGACGGGGTGCT
Proteins encoded in this region:
- the trxA gene encoding thioredoxin, which gives rise to MANIANLTDEQFEELVLKAEGPVVVDFWAPWCGPCLRLAPILEEVAAEMADRLTVYKLNTDENQRTPVKYRVMSIPTLIVFKNGQEVDRIVGALPKDVLVRKLEEAIA